In one window of Streptomyces sp. FXJ1.172 DNA:
- a CDS encoding MMPL family transporter — MFRRIGNTVVRHPVWTIVAWLIAAVAIVATAPSLPSNSDESSFLPKSYESIKAADIQEKAFPSAFTPSAIALYQRTDGGRLSATDEQDVARITTELGNKHIDQVQKVVPGPPSKDGRYAMTLVQMDSKSAGQPKQADAAKVLRADVKQLVGGTHLDVKLGGSAAQTLDQQDSSKRGQALIGVGTFVIILVTLLIIFRAPILAVLPLVLIGLVAAVANGLIAYATKLFGLQANSSISAILIVVLFGVGTDYFLFLMFRYRERLRAGDEPKAAMVNAVDRVGEAIASAAGAVIIAFLALVLSTLGFLRQMGPALAIAVGATLIAGLTLIPAVVSLIGPKVFWPSKSWQREPANARFAALGRSVQRRPALTAAVSGIVLVVLSLGTLGYKATFDLASGSMPKTKESMVVQGQMQKAYSAGAAAPTDVYLSSAEGKPLDKSGFTAYARRLGAVDGVASARMTQVNRDGTTADFTVTLKYEASTDKAIEAVGRVRDVAHVDAPAGTKAVVGGMSSIYKDFNAAVDHDYRTVFPVAAVLIMVILGLLLRSVVAPWYLMASVGLGFGATLGATVWIFQKGEGNTGLTAMLPVIMYLFVVAIGTDYNILMIARLREEARAGREPREAAGNALKYAGPTVAAAGFILAATFATMMLAGNSLLTEMGFAVSFGIIVAAFVMAMFFTPSLTALIGHAAWWPGHGDRADGPAAGAGTGAHDAAGAGRDSLVHDPAGRRS; from the coding sequence ATGTTCCGACGTATTGGCAACACCGTCGTCCGACATCCCGTATGGACGATCGTGGCATGGCTGATAGCCGCAGTGGCGATCGTCGCCACTGCCCCGAGTCTGCCCTCGAACAGCGACGAGAGCAGCTTCCTGCCCAAGAGTTACGAATCCATCAAGGCGGCGGACATCCAGGAGAAGGCGTTCCCCAGCGCCTTCACCCCGTCCGCGATCGCGCTGTACCAGCGCACCGACGGCGGCAGGCTGTCCGCCACCGACGAGCAGGACGTCGCCCGGATCACCACCGAACTGGGCAACAAGCACATCGACCAGGTACAGAAGGTCGTCCCCGGCCCGCCGTCCAAGGACGGCAGGTACGCCATGACGCTGGTCCAGATGGACAGCAAGAGCGCCGGCCAGCCCAAGCAGGCCGACGCCGCCAAGGTGCTGCGCGCCGACGTCAAGCAACTGGTCGGCGGTACGCACCTCGACGTCAAGCTCGGCGGCTCCGCCGCGCAGACCCTCGACCAGCAGGACTCGTCCAAGCGCGGTCAGGCACTGATCGGGGTCGGCACCTTCGTGATCATCCTGGTCACGCTGCTGATCATATTCCGTGCGCCGATCCTGGCCGTCCTGCCGCTGGTGCTCATCGGCCTGGTCGCGGCCGTAGCCAACGGGCTGATCGCCTACGCCACCAAGCTGTTCGGCCTGCAGGCCAACAGCTCGATCTCGGCAATCCTGATCGTCGTGCTGTTCGGCGTGGGCACGGACTACTTCTTGTTCCTGATGTTCCGATACCGCGAGCGGCTGCGCGCCGGTGACGAGCCCAAGGCGGCCATGGTCAACGCCGTCGACCGGGTCGGCGAGGCCATCGCCTCGGCCGCCGGGGCCGTCATCATCGCCTTCCTGGCGCTGGTGCTGTCCACGCTGGGCTTCCTGAGGCAGATGGGCCCGGCCCTCGCCATCGCGGTCGGCGCCACCCTGATCGCCGGTCTCACCCTGATCCCGGCGGTCGTCTCGCTGATCGGACCGAAGGTCTTCTGGCCCTCGAAGTCCTGGCAGCGGGAGCCGGCCAACGCCCGGTTCGCGGCCCTCGGCCGAAGTGTGCAGCGGCGCCCGGCGCTGACCGCCGCGGTCTCCGGGATCGTCCTCGTCGTGCTGTCGCTCGGCACCCTCGGCTACAAGGCGACCTTCGACCTGGCGTCAGGTTCCATGCCGAAGACCAAGGAGTCCATGGTCGTCCAGGGCCAGATGCAGAAGGCGTACTCGGCGGGCGCCGCAGCGCCCACCGACGTCTACCTGTCCAGCGCCGAGGGCAAGCCGCTCGACAAGTCGGGCTTCACCGCGTACGCGCGGCGGCTCGGGGCCGTGGACGGGGTCGCGAGCGCCCGGATGACCCAGGTCAACCGGGACGGCACCACCGCGGACTTCACCGTCACGCTCAAGTACGAGGCGTCGACGGACAAGGCGATAGAAGCGGTGGGCAGGGTCCGCGACGTGGCCCACGTGGACGCGCCCGCGGGCACCAAGGCCGTCGTGGGCGGCATGTCCTCGATCTACAAGGACTTCAACGCCGCGGTCGACCACGACTACAGGACCGTCTTCCCGGTCGCCGCCGTCCTCATCATGGTCATCCTGGGCCTGCTGCTGCGCAGCGTGGTCGCGCCCTGGTACCTGATGGCCTCGGTGGGCCTCGGCTTCGGCGCCACGCTGGGCGCCACCGTGTGGATCTTCCAGAAGGGAGAGGGCAACACGGGCCTGACGGCCATGCTCCCGGTGATCATGTATCTGTTCGTGGTCGCCATCGGCACCGACTACAACATCCTCATGATCGCCCGGCTCCGTGAGGAGGCCCGCGCGGGCCGCGAGCCGCGCGAGGCGGCCGGCAATGCGCTGAAGTACGCCGGACCGACCGTCGCCGCGGCCGGCTTCATCCTGGCGGCGACCTTCGCCACGATGATGCTGGCGGGCAACTCGCTGCTCACGGAGATGGGTTTCGCGGTCTCCTTCGGCATCATCGTCGCCGCCTTCGTCATGGCGATGTTCTTCACGCCGAGTCTGACCGCGCTGATCGGCCACGCGGCGTGGTGGCCGGGCCACGGGGACCGCGCCGACGGGCCGGCGGCGGGGGCGGGCACCGGCGCGCACGATGCCGCCGGCGCCGGCCGGGACTCCCTCGTGCACGATCCGGCGGGGCGCCGCAGCTAG
- the tatA gene encoding Sec-independent protein translocase subunit TatA encodes MLRNGLEPWHLLIVAIVIILLFGSKKLPEAARGLGRSLRILKSGTRTLKDDTAAMVQPLRTSWNQGGEDDVQPDDGHS; translated from the coding sequence ATGCTCCGCAACGGACTGGAACCCTGGCATCTGCTGATCGTGGCGATCGTCATCATCCTGCTGTTCGGCTCGAAGAAGCTGCCGGAGGCCGCCCGCGGACTGGGCAGGTCCCTGCGCATCCTCAAGAGCGGGACCAGGACGCTGAAGGACGACACCGCCGCCATGGTTCAACCTTTGCGCACATCATGGAACCAGGGCGGCGAGGACGACGTTCAACCCGATGACGGACACAGTTGA
- a CDS encoding maleylpyruvate isomerase N-terminal domain-containing protein, whose translation MDPFLPAWAALRTAVAELPDEDFERPSGCAGWLVRDLVCHLVIDAQDVLITLVTPATGEATVDAVTYWNVVEPPTGEDPLDALVPRLAAAYGEPRWLKFHLDDVGSAAARAAGLADPAARVGTRDEVLTVGDYLSAYVVEWTLHHLDLIAHVPSAPEPPAGTLAAARASLEKIAGVVFPAPLSDTDALLIGTGRRPPTGAERDVLGDLAARLPLALG comes from the coding sequence ATGGATCCGTTCTTACCTGCCTGGGCGGCGCTGCGCACGGCGGTCGCCGAACTCCCGGACGAGGACTTCGAGCGGCCGTCCGGGTGCGCCGGCTGGCTGGTGCGGGACCTGGTGTGCCATCTGGTCATCGACGCCCAGGACGTGCTGATCACCCTGGTCACGCCCGCGACGGGCGAGGCGACCGTGGACGCGGTCACCTACTGGAACGTCGTCGAACCCCCGACCGGCGAGGATCCGCTGGATGCGCTGGTTCCCCGGCTGGCCGCAGCCTACGGCGAGCCGCGGTGGCTCAAGTTCCACCTGGACGACGTCGGTTCGGCCGCCGCCCGTGCGGCCGGGCTCGCCGATCCCGCCGCGCGCGTCGGCACCCGCGACGAGGTGCTGACCGTCGGCGACTACCTGTCCGCGTACGTCGTCGAATGGACCCTGCACCATCTCGACCTGATCGCACATGTGCCTTCGGCCCCCGAGCCGCCCGCCGGGACACTCGCGGCGGCACGCGCGTCGCTGGAGAAGATCGCGGGCGTCGTCTTCCCCGCCCCGCTCTCCGACACCGACGCGCTGCTGATCGGCACCGGACGGCGTCCGCCGACCGGAGCCGAACGGGACGTACTGGGAGATCTCGCCGCGAGGCTCCCCCTTGCTCTCGGCTGA
- a CDS encoding LysR family transcriptional regulator yields MDLLQLRYFQTVARYEHISRAAEELRVAQPSLSRTIARLEDELGCPLFDRHGRRIRLNAYGVMFLRHVDRALSELDDGRRALGDARETGLGRVGVASETLLTITHLLGSFRASYPRADVRLHQSDAAEMERQLRAGEVDFCVASQQLAGARLDAVELLREEVLLAVPLGHRLDGRERVTIRDIADEPFVSTRPGNWQRSLLDRLFAAEGLTPVLSCEGDEPGATQDMISAGLGIGLIPAMSRRLGTQTLVPVAWVHMDAPDCFRTLSLVWSRDAYLSEAALRFREFTTSRPFMTHRLPDPRRGRP; encoded by the coding sequence GTGGATCTTCTTCAGTTGCGCTACTTCCAGACCGTCGCCCGGTACGAGCACATCAGCCGTGCCGCCGAGGAGCTGCGGGTCGCCCAGCCCTCGCTCAGCCGGACCATCGCACGGCTGGAGGACGAGCTGGGCTGCCCGCTCTTCGACCGGCACGGGCGCCGTATCCGGCTCAACGCGTACGGCGTGATGTTCCTGCGCCATGTCGACCGCGCCCTGAGCGAACTCGACGACGGCCGCCGGGCGCTCGGCGACGCGCGCGAGACCGGGCTCGGCCGGGTCGGCGTGGCCTCCGAGACGCTGCTGACCATCACCCATCTCCTCGGCAGCTTCCGGGCCTCGTATCCGCGTGCCGACGTCCGGCTCCACCAGTCGGACGCGGCGGAGATGGAGCGCCAACTGCGCGCCGGGGAGGTCGACTTCTGTGTCGCCTCACAGCAACTGGCCGGTGCGCGGCTGGACGCCGTCGAGCTGCTCCGCGAGGAGGTGCTGCTCGCGGTTCCGCTCGGGCACCGGCTCGACGGGCGCGAGCGTGTGACGATCCGTGACATCGCCGACGAGCCGTTCGTCTCCACGCGTCCCGGCAACTGGCAACGCAGCCTGCTCGACCGGCTGTTCGCGGCCGAGGGGCTCACTCCCGTGCTGTCCTGCGAGGGCGACGAACCCGGCGCCACCCAGGACATGATCAGCGCCGGGCTGGGCATCGGGCTGATCCCGGCGATGTCCCGCCGGCTCGGCACTCAGACCCTGGTCCCGGTCGCCTGGGTGCACATGGACGCGCCCGACTGCTTCCGCACCCTCTCCCTGGTGTGGAGCCGTGACGCCTACCTCTCCGAAGCCGCCCTGAGATTCCGGGAGTTCACCACCAGCAGGCCCTTCATGACCCACCGCCTGCCCGACCCGCGCCGCGGACGCCCGTGA
- a CDS encoding sensor histidine kinase → MTTTTDDISGMGPLVARIARAGQRLRQADRAHPWVLDTAVVVVVFLMFCLPDLLHGHVGDGDAPRRLRLAFARLSRPGMLAFQTGLVLPLLWRRRRPMAAFGVIAAVFVAQWSLGAVLHADVALFIALYSLALHGSLRQLPWACGVMAVGMILVALRTAPAMSVWDALFFLFSAMIAALALGLMVRIRRAQLAGLRDRAARLEIERDQRSRLATAAERTRVAREMHDIVGHNLSVMISLADAGVYATDTAPERGKEALRLIGDTGRMALGELRRVLGVLREDADGASRAPELSPQPGVADLQTLCDGVRTAGLEVVYRTVGEVDALDSGVQLAVYRIVQEALTNTLKHAGADTRVRLSVVVEDTRLVIRVRDNGPGGHPGPPSEEGHGLVGMRERAALYGGHVSAGPAPGGGWDVEATLDLTPQGGAR, encoded by the coding sequence ATGACGACCACCACCGACGACATCAGCGGCATGGGACCGCTGGTCGCCCGGATTGCCCGGGCCGGCCAGCGGCTGCGCCAGGCCGACCGCGCCCACCCCTGGGTGCTGGACACCGCGGTGGTGGTCGTCGTCTTCCTGATGTTCTGCCTGCCGGACCTGCTGCACGGGCACGTCGGGGACGGCGACGCTCCCCGCCGCCTGCGCCTCGCCTTCGCCCGGCTCTCCCGGCCGGGCATGCTGGCCTTCCAGACGGGGCTCGTACTGCCCCTGCTCTGGAGACGGCGCCGGCCCATGGCGGCCTTCGGCGTCATCGCTGCCGTCTTCGTCGCCCAGTGGTCCCTGGGCGCCGTACTGCACGCCGACGTCGCCCTGTTCATCGCCCTGTACAGCCTCGCCCTGCACGGAAGCCTGCGGCAGCTGCCGTGGGCCTGCGGGGTCATGGCGGTCGGCATGATCCTCGTCGCGCTCCGCACGGCGCCCGCGATGTCCGTCTGGGACGCGCTGTTCTTCCTGTTCAGCGCGATGATCGCGGCCCTGGCGCTCGGTCTCATGGTCCGCATCCGCCGTGCCCAGCTCGCCGGGCTGCGCGACCGTGCGGCCCGCCTGGAGATCGAGCGTGACCAGCGCAGCAGGCTCGCGACCGCCGCCGAACGCACCCGGGTGGCCCGCGAGATGCACGACATCGTCGGACACAACCTCTCCGTCATGATCAGCCTCGCCGACGCCGGCGTGTACGCCACGGACACGGCGCCCGAACGCGGCAAGGAGGCCCTGCGCCTCATCGGCGACACCGGCCGGATGGCCCTCGGCGAGCTGCGGCGCGTCCTCGGCGTGCTCCGCGAGGACGCGGACGGCGCCTCCAGGGCGCCCGAACTCAGTCCGCAGCCCGGCGTCGCGGATCTCCAGACGCTGTGCGACGGTGTGCGCACGGCCGGCCTGGAGGTCGTCTACCGGACCGTCGGCGAGGTGGACGCCCTCGACAGCGGGGTGCAACTGGCGGTCTACCGCATCGTCCAGGAGGCCCTCACGAACACCCTCAAGCACGCCGGCGCCGACACCCGGGTGAGGCTGTCGGTCGTCGTCGAGGACACCCGGCTGGTCATCCGGGTCCGGGACAACGGCCCGGGCGGGCACCCGGGACCGCCGAGCGAGGAAGGACACGGCCTGGTGGGCATGCGAGAAAGAGCGGCACTCTACGGAGGGCACGTCAGCGCCGGGCCCGCGCCCGGCGGCGGCTGGGACGTGGAAGCGACGCTCGATCTGACACCCCAGGGCGGTGCCCGGTGA
- a CDS encoding TerD family protein → MGVSLGKGGNVSLSKQAPGLSAVVVGLGWDVRTTTGADYDLDASALLCDASGRVVSDQHFVFYNNLKSPDGSVEHTGDNLTGEGEGDDESIKVNLAAVPGEVAKIVFPVSIHEADVRGQSFGQVRNAFIRVVNQANGQEIARYDLSEDASTETAMVFGELYRHGGEWKFRAVGQGYASGLRGIAADFGVNV, encoded by the coding sequence GTGGGAGTTTCCCTGGGCAAGGGCGGCAACGTGTCGCTGAGCAAGCAGGCGCCGGGGCTGAGCGCGGTGGTGGTCGGACTGGGCTGGGACGTACGGACCACCACCGGTGCGGACTACGACCTGGACGCCTCCGCCCTGCTCTGCGACGCCTCCGGAAGGGTGGTCTCCGACCAGCACTTCGTCTTCTACAACAACCTCAAGAGCCCCGACGGATCGGTGGAGCACACCGGTGACAACCTCACCGGCGAGGGCGAGGGCGACGACGAGTCGATCAAGGTGAACCTGGCCGCCGTACCGGGAGAGGTCGCCAAGATCGTGTTCCCGGTCTCCATCCACGAGGCCGATGTGCGCGGCCAGAGCTTCGGCCAGGTGCGCAACGCGTTCATCCGCGTCGTGAACCAGGCGAACGGCCAGGAGATCGCCCGCTACGACCTGTCCGAGGACGCCTCGACCGAGACAGCGATGGTCTTCGGCGAGCTGTACCGGCACGGTGGCGAGTGGAAGTTCCGCGCGGTGGGCCAGGGATACGCCTCCGGCCTGCGCGGCATCGCCGCCGACTTCGGCGTCAACGTCTGA
- a CDS encoding ABC transporter ATP-binding protein has protein sequence MIEAQQLTKRYGEKTAVDRLDFTVKPGTVTGFLGPNGAGKSTTMRMIVGLDAPTSGSVTVNGSPYARHRAPLQEVGALLEAKSIHPGRSAYHHLRALALTHGIPRRRVDEVIDLAGLGSVAKKRAGAFSLGMGQRLGIAAALLGDPQTVMLDEPVNGLDPEGVLWIRTLLKALADEGRTVFVSSHLMSEMALVADHLIIVGRGRLLADTTVPDLIREAGGDTVKVVTQDPAGLRDVLAGPGVDVTGRIGSEELQVTGLTAREIGLKAAERGIALFELSPRTVSLEEAFMNLTKDAVEYHGSTTATETLEAAGRPA, from the coding sequence ATGATCGAGGCACAGCAGCTGACCAAGAGGTACGGCGAGAAGACGGCCGTCGACCGGCTGGACTTCACCGTCAAGCCCGGCACAGTGACCGGCTTCCTCGGCCCCAACGGCGCGGGGAAGTCCACGACCATGCGCATGATCGTCGGACTCGACGCCCCGACCAGCGGCTCCGTCACGGTCAACGGCAGCCCCTACGCCCGGCACAGGGCACCCCTTCAGGAGGTCGGGGCGCTCCTGGAGGCCAAGTCGATCCACCCGGGCCGCTCGGCCTACCACCATCTGCGCGCACTCGCGCTGACCCACGGCATTCCCCGGCGCCGCGTCGACGAGGTCATCGACCTCGCCGGCCTCGGCAGCGTGGCGAAGAAGCGTGCCGGTGCCTTCTCTCTCGGCATGGGCCAGCGCCTCGGCATCGCGGCCGCACTGCTCGGCGACCCCCAGACGGTGATGCTGGACGAGCCGGTCAACGGTCTGGACCCGGAGGGCGTGCTCTGGATCCGCACCCTGCTGAAGGCGCTCGCCGACGAGGGCCGGACCGTGTTCGTGTCGTCCCACCTGATGAGCGAGATGGCCCTGGTGGCGGACCACCTCATCATCGTGGGGCGCGGCCGGCTGCTGGCCGACACCACGGTGCCCGACCTCATCCGCGAGGCGGGCGGCGACACCGTGAAGGTCGTCACGCAGGACCCGGCCGGGCTGCGGGACGTACTGGCCGGGCCCGGCGTCGACGTCACCGGGCGCATCGGTTCGGAGGAACTCCAGGTCACCGGCCTGACCGCGCGTGAGATCGGCCTCAAGGCGGCTGAGCGCGGCATCGCGCTGTTCGAGCTGAGCCCGCGGACGGTGTCGCTCGAGGAAGCGTTCATGAACCTGACCAAGGACGCCGTGGAGTACCACGGCTCCACGACCGCGACCGAGACCCTGGAAGCCGCCGGGAGGCCCGCATGA
- a CDS encoding ABC transporter permease: MSTLTTTTAEAPPTAPARPAYRVTGRRVLSSEWAKLWTLRSTWITLGLALLFLIAFGLIASARYKSNINSGHHMDGDFARSTAVSLSLFGTHFAQLALGVLGVLVTAGEYSTGMIRSTLAAVPRRLPVLWSKAAVYGLVALVIATLGAFVTFGIGSGIVSGTPAAMGFSHAGVVRSLLGAGFYLGLVGVIGTALGALLRSVAGGISVLVASLMLVPGLISLLPSSWQDHISPYLPSNAGESMFALTHDSTVLSPTAGLLVFLGWTALALAGAAYRLVRSDV; the protein is encoded by the coding sequence ATGAGCACCCTGACCACCACCACGGCCGAGGCGCCCCCGACCGCTCCCGCCCGCCCCGCCTACCGGGTCACCGGACGGCGCGTGCTGTCCTCGGAGTGGGCCAAGCTGTGGACGCTGCGGTCGACGTGGATCACCCTCGGGCTGGCCCTGCTGTTCCTGATCGCGTTCGGGCTGATCGCCTCGGCCCGCTACAAGTCCAACATCAACTCCGGTCATCACATGGACGGGGACTTCGCCCGTTCCACGGCCGTCAGCCTGTCCCTCTTCGGTACGCACTTCGCCCAGCTCGCCCTCGGCGTCCTCGGTGTGCTGGTCACGGCGGGCGAGTACTCGACCGGCATGATCAGGTCCACGCTCGCCGCCGTCCCCCGCCGGCTGCCCGTCCTGTGGTCCAAGGCGGCCGTCTACGGCCTGGTCGCGCTCGTGATCGCGACCCTCGGCGCGTTCGTCACGTTCGGGATCGGCAGCGGGATCGTCTCCGGCACGCCCGCGGCCATGGGCTTCTCCCACGCGGGAGTCGTCCGCAGCCTGCTGGGTGCCGGGTTCTACCTCGGTCTGGTCGGCGTGATCGGCACCGCCCTCGGCGCGCTGCTGCGCTCGGTGGCCGGAGGCATCTCGGTCCTGGTCGCGAGCCTGATGCTGGTCCCCGGCCTGATCTCGCTCCTGCCCAGCTCCTGGCAGGACCACATCAGCCCCTACCTGCCGAGCAACGCCGGTGAGTCGATGTTCGCCCTGACCCACGACTCCACCGTCCTGTCGCCCACGGCCGGTCTGCTGGTCTTCCTCGGCTGGACGGCGCTCGCCCTGGCGGGGGCCGCGTACCGGCTGGTGCGCAGCGACGTCTGA
- a CDS encoding response regulator — protein MTTVLVVDDQPLQRFAFRMLLDAVPETEVIGEAAHGGEAVRKAAELRPDVVLMDVRMPGMDGIEATRRITAAGDRSRVLVLTTFDLDEYVHAALRAGASGFLLKDARPEELLAGIRAVAAGDAVIAPSLTRRLLDEYARYGPVRGTGDDARLSSLTDREREILVAIGKGWTNGEIAARFVLSESTVKTHVGRVLAKIGARDRIQAVIFAYDLGLARPGAG, from the coding sequence GTGACGACCGTGCTCGTCGTGGACGACCAGCCGCTGCAGCGCTTCGCCTTCCGCATGCTCCTCGACGCCGTCCCTGAGACGGAGGTCATCGGCGAGGCCGCGCACGGCGGCGAGGCTGTCCGCAAGGCCGCCGAACTGCGCCCCGACGTCGTCCTGATGGACGTGCGCATGCCCGGCATGGACGGCATCGAGGCCACCCGCCGGATCACCGCCGCCGGCGACCGCTCGCGCGTCCTCGTCCTGACCACCTTCGACCTGGACGAGTACGTCCACGCCGCTCTCCGGGCCGGGGCCAGCGGCTTCCTCCTCAAGGACGCGCGCCCCGAGGAACTCCTCGCCGGGATCCGCGCCGTCGCCGCAGGCGACGCGGTCATCGCCCCGTCCCTGACCCGCCGCCTGCTCGACGAGTACGCACGCTACGGTCCCGTCCGCGGCACCGGTGACGACGCGCGGCTCAGTTCCCTCACCGACCGCGAGCGCGAGATCCTCGTCGCCATCGGCAAGGGCTGGACCAACGGTGAGATCGCCGCCCGTTTCGTGCTGTCCGAGTCCACGGTCAAGACCCATGTGGGCCGCGTCCTGGCCAAGATCGGCGCTCGCGACCGGATCCAGGCCGTGATCTTCGCCTACGACCTCGGACTCGCCCGCCCCGGCGCCGGGTGA